In the genome of Halapricum salinum, one region contains:
- a CDS encoding cryptochrome/photolyase family protein — protein sequence MRIHWHRRDLRLADNLGVTRTEGTESVVPLFVFDQEVLDHAGAPRVAFMLDALQSLRDAYRERGSDLLIRHGDPRDVVPAVAEKFDAEAVSWCRDYSGLARERDAAVRRELDEIGVAREAVHDAVHHEPGSITTNAGDPYSVFTYFSKKWHDREKREPVDAPSSDDLADVADDEPVPSLGDLGFEEPDAVIPSASTEAARERLESFCEDAIYRYEERRDYPADECTSRLSSHLKFGTIGIREVYDTTDRAHADAPSEGARESVFEFQDQLAWREFYTQVLEANPQVVTENFKEYDNSIAWRDDPEALQAWKDGETGYPIVDAGMRQLREEAFMHNRVRMIVASFLTKDLHIDWREGYDWFREKLVDHDTANDNGGWQWAASTGTDAQPYFRIFNPMTQGERYDPDAEYIKKYVPELRDAGPEIIHSWHEASLTQRRSAAPEYPDPIVDHSERREEAITMFEMARGGE from the coding sequence ATGCGCATCCACTGGCATCGGCGGGACCTCCGGCTCGCGGACAACCTCGGAGTGACGCGAACCGAGGGGACCGAGTCCGTCGTCCCACTGTTCGTCTTCGATCAGGAGGTGCTCGACCACGCCGGCGCACCCAGAGTCGCGTTCATGCTCGACGCCCTCCAGTCGCTCCGAGACGCCTACCGCGAGCGCGGCAGCGACCTGCTGATCCGCCACGGCGATCCGCGCGACGTCGTCCCTGCGGTCGCAGAGAAGTTCGACGCCGAGGCGGTCTCGTGGTGTCGCGATTACTCCGGACTGGCACGCGAGCGCGACGCCGCGGTTCGCCGAGAATTGGACGAGATCGGCGTCGCTCGCGAGGCCGTCCACGACGCCGTCCATCACGAACCGGGCTCGATCACGACCAACGCGGGTGACCCGTACTCGGTGTTCACCTACTTCAGCAAGAAGTGGCACGACCGCGAGAAGCGCGAGCCCGTGGACGCGCCGAGTTCTGACGACCTTGCAGACGTGGCTGACGACGAGCCCGTGCCTTCGCTGGGCGATCTTGGATTCGAGGAGCCCGACGCCGTAATTCCGTCGGCGAGTACAGAGGCCGCCCGCGAGCGCCTCGAATCGTTCTGTGAAGACGCGATCTACCGCTACGAGGAGCGTCGAGACTATCCCGCCGACGAGTGTACGTCCCGGCTCTCGTCCCATCTCAAGTTCGGAACCATCGGAATTCGGGAAGTGTACGATACGACCGACCGAGCGCACGCCGACGCCCCCAGCGAGGGCGCACGCGAGTCGGTCTTCGAGTTCCAGGACCAGTTGGCCTGGCGTGAGTTCTATACGCAGGTCCTCGAAGCGAATCCACAGGTCGTCACGGAGAACTTCAAAGAGTACGACAACTCCATCGCGTGGCGCGACGATCCGGAGGCACTCCAGGCATGGAAAGACGGCGAGACGGGCTATCCCATCGTCGACGCCGGGATGCGCCAACTCCGAGAAGAGGCGTTCATGCACAACCGCGTGCGGATGATCGTCGCCTCGTTCCTGACGAAAGACCTCCACATCGACTGGCGTGAGGGATACGACTGGTTCCGCGAGAAACTGGTCGATCACGACACCGCAAACGACAACGGCGGCTGGCAGTGGGCGGCCTCGACGGGGACCGACGCCCAGCCCTATTTCAGAATCTTCAACCCGATGACCCAGGGCGAGCGCTACGATCCCGACGCCGAGTACATCAAAAAATACGTCCCGGAACTTCGGGACGCAGGGCCGGAGATCATCCACTCCTGGCACGAGGCGTCGCTGACCCAGCGACGGTCGGCCGCGCCAGAGTATCCCGATCCGATCGTCGATCACAGCGAGCGGCGGGAGGAAGCGATAACGATGTTCGAGATGGCGAGGGGTGGTGAGTAA
- the sod gene encoding superoxide dismutase yields MPEHSEPELPPLPYDYDALEPHISEQVLTWHHDTHHQGYVNGLESAEATLAENRESGDFGSSAAAIGNVTHNGCGHYLHTLFWDNMDPNGGGEPSGDLADRIEEDFGSYEGWKGEFKAAAGAAGGWALLVYDPVAKQLRNVKVDKHDQGALWGAHPILALDVWEHSYYYDYGPDRGSFIDAFFEVVDWDNVAEQYEKTVGKHE; encoded by the coding sequence ATGCCAGAACATTCAGAACCCGAACTGCCGCCACTCCCGTACGACTACGACGCCCTCGAACCCCACATCTCCGAGCAGGTGCTGACGTGGCACCACGACACTCATCATCAGGGCTACGTCAACGGGCTCGAGAGCGCCGAGGCGACGCTCGCCGAGAACCGCGAGAGCGGGGACTTCGGCTCGTCGGCCGCCGCGATCGGAAACGTAACCCACAACGGCTGTGGCCACTATCTCCACACGCTGTTCTGGGACAACATGGATCCCAACGGCGGCGGCGAACCCAGCGGTGACCTCGCCGACCGCATCGAGGAGGACTTCGGTTCCTACGAGGGCTGGAAGGGCGAGTTCAAGGCCGCTGCCGGTGCTGCCGGTGGCTGGGCCCTGCTCGTATACGACCCGGTCGCCAAGCAGCTGCGCAATGTCAAAGTCGACAAGCACGACCAGGGCGCGCTGTGGGGTGCCCACCCGATCCTCGCACTGGACGTCTGGGAACACTCGTACTACTACGACTACGGCCCGGACCGCGGCAGCTTCATCGACGCCTTCTTCGAGGTCGTCGACTGGGACAACGTCGCCGAGCAGTACGAGAAGACCGTCGGCAAGCACGAGTAA
- a CDS encoding DUF5995 family protein, whose protein sequence is MTSALDLLDRRNRRALWRALRGNFEPTDPPESPDSALTEVVQRPFESLPDTETRLSRLEQRLRDRGDRRSVFLSIYVKMTSEVRDGIENDQFEDPEWMRSYVRSFAEHYRRAFVHFEQGDVEAVPDPWQVAFGQAIGGDTLVMQDAFLGVNAHINFDLALALDDVGIDPNREAKYRDHCEINDVLSGLVDRQQEMLARLYAPGVENVDAVFGPFDEVLTLLSMTEGREQAWRVACVRTDVGWPLVDTYARWLLRTTALGVGALILGPGLDSGLLESLRRLEREELGLDAVLNRIAPDS, encoded by the coding sequence ATGACGAGTGCCCTGGACCTGCTCGATCGGCGCAATCGCCGCGCGCTCTGGCGAGCACTCCGCGGGAACTTCGAGCCGACCGATCCGCCCGAGTCGCCGGACTCGGCGCTCACCGAGGTCGTCCAGCGACCGTTCGAGTCACTCCCCGATACCGAGACGCGGCTGTCGCGACTCGAACAGCGACTTCGCGACCGCGGCGACCGCCGATCCGTCTTTCTATCGATCTACGTCAAGATGACCAGCGAGGTTCGGGACGGGATCGAAAACGACCAGTTCGAAGACCCGGAGTGGATGCGCTCGTACGTGCGATCGTTCGCAGAGCACTACCGTCGTGCGTTTGTGCACTTCGAACAGGGAGACGTCGAGGCAGTCCCGGACCCCTGGCAGGTCGCGTTCGGCCAGGCCATCGGCGGCGACACGCTCGTGATGCAGGACGCCTTTCTGGGCGTCAACGCTCACATCAACTTCGACCTGGCGCTCGCGCTCGACGACGTCGGGATCGATCCGAACCGAGAGGCGAAGTACCGCGATCACTGCGAGATCAACGACGTGTTGTCGGGGCTGGTCGACCGCCAGCAAGAGATGCTCGCGAGGCTCTACGCCCCCGGCGTCGAGAACGTCGACGCGGTCTTCGGGCCGTTCGACGAAGTGCTGACGCTGCTCTCGATGACCGAGGGGCGCGAACAGGCCTGGCGCGTCGCCTGCGTCAGGACGGACGTCGGCTGGCCGCTGGTCGACACCTACGCCCGGTGGCTGTTGCGGACGACGGCGCTGGGCGTCGGCGCCCTGATTCTCGGCCCGGGACTCGATTCCGGACTGCTGGAGTCACTCCGGCGGCTCGAACGCGAGGAGCTTGGCCTGGATGCGGTATTGAACAGGATTGCACCCGACAGCTGA
- a CDS encoding alpha-amylase family glycosyl hydrolase: protein MHHPGPPRFATVGTPVELAPRDPDPDVEDTISWSVLDSPLGSSVSLGDDAVEELLPDEPGVYTLEMTAPDGPHELTVRAYPDVTREVTFSVDAHELPEAEDVFVSAPFNEHLLGRDRPSYEDGTFSFETELEPGVHSAMFVPDGDYRSSARDTIEVDGPERPRVTLDATVSEGVVRFEADPRPGPNTDEALDVEFFVDDRDTLDGRLEISDRTATCPLAAIDDSVRVHAVAVGARHSIADAVEVSNDGSVTRLYESPEWVADATMYEIFTRSFTGQADASFEALESRVPYLEWLGVDTLWMTPILESYAPQRDDDGYERGGPHGYHTLDYFRTASDLGTREEFESFVETCHDHGVRVIFDLVVNHTSIHHPHFQMASAGLPAYEDWYVFEDGGPQHYFAWRSIPNLDYTSLAVREHILSVVDEWAEVVDGFRCDVAWGVPHGFWQEVYDSVKSRDAEFLMLDETIPRDPLAGEGGFDLHYDTTLYGQFRKIGDGDAPASTLLDAVEAADREGFSPRSNHLRYIENHDEDRYLDEFGRARQRAAAAATLTLPGMPMLYYGQETGMTHFRKPMEWGGDPELTRFHRRLVQTRNELTALSRGDLQKVSWAGDDDIVAFAREYEGERVVVALHFGDGHSEVTIDEPVETVDRLSGDEVAVDTDEDGTTVSVDSVVVLDV, encoded by the coding sequence ATGCACCACCCCGGTCCACCTCGATTTGCCACTGTGGGCACACCAGTCGAACTAGCACCGCGTGACCCCGATCCCGATGTGGAAGACACAATCTCGTGGTCGGTCCTCGACTCCCCGTTGGGAAGTTCTGTCTCGCTCGGCGACGACGCCGTCGAGGAGCTACTCCCGGACGAACCCGGCGTCTACACCCTGGAGATGACTGCACCGGACGGTCCCCACGAACTGACCGTCCGTGCGTATCCCGACGTCACACGTGAAGTGACGTTCAGCGTCGACGCCCACGAACTCCCGGAGGCCGAGGACGTGTTCGTCTCCGCGCCGTTCAACGAACACCTGCTCGGCCGCGATCGACCATCCTACGAGGACGGCACCTTCTCCTTCGAGACGGAACTGGAACCGGGCGTTCACTCCGCGATGTTCGTCCCCGACGGTGACTACCGCTCGTCGGCCCGGGACACGATCGAGGTCGACGGGCCGGAACGACCCCGTGTGACCCTTGACGCAACTGTCTCCGAGGGCGTCGTCCGGTTCGAGGCGGACCCTCGCCCCGGGCCGAACACCGACGAGGCTCTCGATGTCGAGTTCTTCGTCGACGATCGCGACACCCTCGATGGGCGGCTGGAAATCTCGGACCGGACTGCCACGTGCCCGCTAGCAGCGATCGACGATTCAGTCCGCGTTCACGCGGTCGCCGTCGGGGCGCGCCACTCGATCGCCGACGCCGTCGAGGTTTCCAACGACGGTTCGGTGACGCGACTCTACGAGTCACCCGAGTGGGTCGCCGACGCGACGATGTACGAGATCTTCACACGCTCGTTCACCGGACAGGCAGACGCCAGTTTCGAGGCGCTCGAATCACGCGTTCCCTACCTCGAATGGCTCGGCGTCGACACGCTGTGGATGACGCCCATCCTCGAATCCTACGCCCCTCAGCGCGACGACGACGGCTACGAACGCGGCGGTCCCCACGGCTATCACACGCTCGATTACTTCCGAACTGCCAGCGACCTCGGGACCCGCGAAGAGTTCGAGTCATTCGTCGAGACGTGTCACGACCACGGCGTCAGGGTGATCTTCGACCTCGTGGTCAATCACACGTCGATCCATCACCCCCACTTCCAGATGGCCAGTGCCGGCCTTCCAGCGTACGAGGACTGGTACGTCTTCGAAGACGGTGGCCCACAGCACTACTTCGCCTGGCGGTCGATCCCGAACCTCGACTACACCTCACTGGCTGTCCGCGAGCACATCCTCTCGGTCGTCGACGAGTGGGCCGAGGTCGTCGACGGCTTCCGGTGTGACGTCGCCTGGGGCGTCCCCCACGGCTTCTGGCAGGAGGTCTACGACAGCGTCAAATCCCGAGACGCCGAGTTCCTGATGCTCGACGAGACGATTCCCCGCGACCCGCTCGCCGGCGAAGGCGGTTTCGACTTGCATTACGATACCACGCTATACGGACAGTTTCGGAAGATCGGCGACGGTGACGCACCAGCCAGTACGTTGCTCGACGCCGTCGAGGCCGCGGACCGGGAGGGTTTCTCCCCACGCTCGAACCACCTCCGATACATCGAGAACCACGACGAAGACCGGTATCTCGACGAGTTCGGTCGTGCACGTCAGCGCGCGGCCGCCGCGGCGACGCTCACGCTTCCTGGCATGCCGATGCTCTACTACGGCCAGGAGACGGGCATGACTCACTTCCGCAAGCCGATGGAGTGGGGCGGCGACCCCGAACTAACACGGTTTCATCGCCGCCTCGTGCAGACGCGAAACGAACTGACCGCCCTCAGTCGCGGTGACCTCCAGAAAGTATCGTGGGCCGGTGACGACGATATCGTCGCGTTCGCTCGCGAGTACGAGGGCGAGCGCGTCGTCGTCGCACTGCACTTCGGCGACGGCCACTCCGAGGTTACGATCGACGAGCCGGTCGAGACGGTCGACCGGCTCAGCGGCGACGAGGTCGCCGTCGATACCGACGAGGACGGCACCACTGTCTCGGTCGATAGCGTCGTCGTGCTCGACGTCTGA
- a CDS encoding ArsR/SmtB family transcription factor has protein sequence MTEQRPESDVNIERAASAFGSLADENRIAILLALWESGPLSFAELQSAAGFEDSGHFNYHLDKLLDRFVEKAAGKYRLRTPGASAIDVVFDERFGESPPSVDIDLDAACPECGAGLHASYDDGRVVIGCTDCQVDVNLGYFPPRGRLDRDPTEFFEAYAKQTWREFTLAREGICPHCSGRMDTAIDVDPDWHLQYPAMSNCQNCQVEIGTTIGVRLLTDPEVVAFLHDHGEYVDGRPFWEFEFCIDDSDAWIESEDPLRVVVPISYGDETLRVTVDEQARVVETERVTRR, from the coding sequence ATGACCGAGCAGCGCCCCGAATCCGACGTCAATATCGAGCGAGCAGCGTCGGCGTTCGGCTCGCTCGCCGACGAGAACCGGATCGCCATCCTCCTCGCGCTATGGGAGTCCGGGCCGCTGTCGTTCGCGGAGTTGCAGTCTGCGGCCGGCTTCGAGGACAGCGGACACTTCAATTATCACCTGGACAAGCTGCTGGATCGCTTCGTCGAGAAGGCCGCTGGCAAGTATCGCCTCCGGACGCCCGGTGCGTCGGCGATCGACGTGGTCTTCGACGAACGCTTCGGCGAGTCACCGCCGTCGGTCGACATCGATCTGGACGCCGCCTGTCCCGAATGTGGCGCCGGACTCCACGCCAGTTACGACGACGGACGGGTCGTCATCGGGTGTACCGACTGTCAGGTCGACGTCAACCTCGGATACTTCCCGCCGCGCGGCCGACTCGACCGCGATCCGACGGAGTTCTTCGAGGCCTACGCCAAACAGACCTGGCGGGAGTTTACGCTCGCTCGTGAAGGGATCTGCCCGCACTGTAGCGGTCGGATGGACACGGCAATCGACGTCGATCCCGACTGGCACCTCCAGTATCCCGCGATGAGCAACTGTCAGAACTGTCAGGTCGAGATCGGGACGACGATCGGCGTCCGACTGCTGACCGATCCCGAAGTGGTCGCCTTCTTGCACGACCACGGCGAGTACGTCGACGGCCGCCCGTTCTGGGAGTTCGAGTTCTGTATCGACGACAGCGACGCCTGGATAGAGAGTGAAGATCCGCTGCGCGTGGTCGTTCCCATCTCGTATGGTGACGAGACGCTTCGCGTAACCGTCGACGAGCAGGCGCGAGTGGTCGAAACCGAGCGTGTGACGCGGCGGTAG
- a CDS encoding phosphoadenosine phosphosulfate reductase family protein yields the protein MSKTAEFPEYLDVDYTDGEGEDPEDYPTVEDKIEKAIEVTKEGLEQYENPVVMWTGGKDSTLTLYFVKEVADRFDLEVPPVVFIDHYQHFDELIDFVEFWAEEWDLEVIWARNTDVGEYVDENDLEPGDDIPVDALSEHNQHHVRNILEYEDEDFPFLLDTYVGNHLLKTVALNDAIEEYDVDGILSGIRWDEQESRADETFFSPRHDPDIYPPHDRIQPILQFMEADVWEAFWNFVVPDTVEGFPEDGYVPQGQDDLPEGVEKEDVPVSPKYFAGFRSLGSEVSTDKSAEEPAWLQDMANTTERAGRAQDKEDLMERLRDLGYM from the coding sequence ATGTCCAAAACAGCCGAGTTCCCCGAGTATCTCGACGTCGATTACACCGACGGCGAGGGCGAAGATCCGGAAGACTACCCGACGGTCGAAGACAAGATCGAGAAAGCCATCGAGGTCACCAAGGAAGGCCTCGAACAGTACGAGAACCCGGTCGTCATGTGGACCGGTGGCAAAGACTCGACGCTCACCCTCTACTTCGTCAAGGAGGTCGCCGACCGCTTCGATCTGGAAGTCCCGCCGGTCGTGTTCATCGACCACTACCAGCACTTCGACGAGCTTATCGACTTCGTCGAGTTCTGGGCCGAGGAGTGGGATCTGGAGGTCATCTGGGCGCGCAACACTGACGTCGGTGAGTACGTCGACGAGAACGATCTCGAACCGGGCGACGACATCCCCGTCGACGCCCTCTCAGAGCACAACCAGCACCACGTCCGCAACATCCTCGAGTACGAGGACGAGGACTTCCCGTTCCTGCTGGACACCTACGTCGGCAACCACCTCCTGAAGACGGTGGCGCTGAACGACGCCATCGAGGAGTACGACGTCGACGGCATCCTCAGCGGTATCCGCTGGGACGAACAGGAGTCCCGCGCCGACGAGACGTTCTTCTCGCCACGTCACGACCCCGACATCTACCCGCCGCACGACCGCATCCAGCCGATTCTCCAGTTCATGGAAGCCGACGTCTGGGAGGCGTTCTGGAACTTCGTCGTGCCGGACACCGTCGAAGGGTTCCCCGAGGACGGCTACGTTCCCCAGGGCCAGGACGACCTGCCCGAGGGTGTCGAAAAAGAGGACGTGCCGGTCTCGCCGAAGTACTTCGCCGGGTTCCGATCGCTCGGCAGTGAAGTCTCGACCGACAAGTCCGCCGAGGAGCCTGCCTGGCTGCAGGACATGGCCAACACGACCGAGCGCGCGGGCCGCGCCCAGGACAAAGAGGACCTGATGGAGCGCCTGCGCGACCTCGGTTACATGTAG
- a CDS encoding UPF0058 family protein, whose translation MHKDELLELHEHMVTIMEYFREQDEIDSSLFDPYGELDVTPDDVHKSKSEHKHAVFVLGNALANAMSEDEFSDAGRVGKRMKELAEDAESKI comes from the coding sequence ATGCACAAAGACGAGCTTCTGGAGCTCCACGAGCACATGGTGACCATCATGGAGTACTTCCGTGAACAGGACGAGATCGACAGCTCACTGTTCGACCCCTATGGAGAACTCGACGTGACGCCAGACGACGTCCACAAGTCAAAGAGCGAGCACAAACACGCCGTGTTCGTCCTCGGCAACGCGCTGGCGAACGCGATGAGCGAAGACGAGTTCTCCGACGCCGGCCGGGTCGGCAAGCGGATGAAAGAACTCGCCGAAGACGCCGAGTCCAAGATCTAA
- a CDS encoding FAD-binding protein, with the protein MYEYDVIVVGAGGAGLRAAIAAHEEGADVALVTKLHPVRSHTGAAEGGINAALREGDDWELHAYDTMKGSDYLGDAPAIDTFAKDAPKEVVQLEHWGMPFSREDDGRVSQRPFGGLSFPRTTYAGAETGHHLLHTMYEQVVKRGIDVYDEWYVLNAAVTDHEDPEDRECHGVVAYDIKSGEIDGFRARNGVILATGGTGQVYDHTTNAVANTGDGPAIAYRAGVPLEDMEMVQFHPTTLPSTGVLISEGVRGEGGILYNDDKERFMFEYGYANNDGELASRDVVSRAELTEVNEGRGIEDEYVHLDMRHLGEERIIDRLENILHLAEDFEGVDGLDEPMPVKPGQHYHMGGIECDENGHTCVDGLYAAGEAACVSLHGANRLGGNALPELLVFGARAGKHAAGGDMAAARIDTGPSARSEAGEFDSPVEPGALSGGDSDVAADGGAVADPDTVLEDAVGRERERVETLLESDGINHAEVRAEVQETMTENVNVFREEGALKRALEDLKQAREDYQDVAVADLSRTFNTDLIHTIETRNVIDVAEAITIGALAREEFRGAHWRKEHQERKDDEWIKHTMLAWNGGDPDLYYKPVVLEGDEQTYEPKERSY; encoded by the coding sequence ATGTACGAATACGACGTGATCGTGGTCGGCGCGGGCGGCGCCGGTCTCAGAGCGGCTATCGCAGCGCACGAGGAGGGCGCGGACGTCGCGCTCGTCACGAAACTCCACCCAGTCCGGAGCCACACTGGCGCCGCGGAGGGTGGCATCAACGCGGCACTCCGGGAGGGCGACGACTGGGAACTGCACGCCTACGACACGATGAAAGGGTCGGACTATCTGGGAGACGCCCCGGCCATCGATACCTTCGCGAAGGACGCCCCGAAAGAGGTCGTCCAGCTCGAACACTGGGGGATGCCGTTCTCCCGCGAGGACGACGGTCGCGTCTCCCAGCGACCGTTCGGCGGGCTCTCTTTCCCGCGGACGACCTACGCAGGTGCAGAGACCGGCCACCACCTGCTGCACACGATGTACGAGCAGGTCGTCAAGCGTGGGATCGACGTCTACGACGAGTGGTACGTCCTCAACGCGGCCGTCACAGACCACGAGGATCCCGAAGACCGGGAGTGTCACGGCGTCGTCGCCTACGACATCAAGTCCGGCGAGATCGACGGATTCCGCGCACGCAACGGCGTCATCCTGGCGACGGGCGGGACGGGCCAGGTGTACGACCATACGACGAACGCCGTGGCCAACACGGGCGACGGGCCGGCCATCGCCTACCGCGCCGGCGTCCCGCTCGAAGATATGGAGATGGTCCAGTTCCACCCGACGACCCTCCCTTCGACGGGTGTGCTGATCTCCGAGGGCGTCCGCGGCGAGGGCGGCATCCTCTACAACGACGACAAAGAGCGGTTCATGTTCGAGTACGGGTACGCCAACAACGACGGCGAACTCGCCTCGCGTGACGTCGTCTCTCGGGCCGAACTCACGGAAGTCAACGAGGGTCGCGGCATCGAGGACGAATACGTCCACCTCGACATGCGCCATCTCGGCGAGGAGCGGATCATCGACCGCCTGGAGAACATCCTCCACCTCGCGGAGGACTTCGAGGGCGTCGACGGCCTGGACGAGCCGATGCCGGTCAAGCCCGGCCAGCACTACCACATGGGCGGCATCGAGTGCGACGAGAACGGCCACACCTGCGTCGACGGGCTCTACGCCGCCGGCGAGGCGGCCTGTGTCTCGCTGCACGGCGCGAACCGCCTCGGCGGCAACGCGTTGCCCGAACTGCTGGTCTTCGGTGCACGCGCCGGCAAACACGCCGCCGGCGGCGACATGGCCGCGGCCCGGATCGATACCGGCCCCTCCGCCCGGAGCGAAGCCGGCGAGTTCGACTCGCCGGTCGAACCCGGCGCGCTGAGCGGTGGCGACAGTGACGTCGCTGCTGACGGGGGAGCCGTCGCGGATCCGGACACCGTGCTCGAGGACGCGGTCGGCCGCGAGCGCGAACGCGTCGAGACGCTCCTGGAGTCGGACGGTATCAACCACGCGGAGGTCCGCGCGGAGGTGCAGGAGACGATGACCGAGAACGTCAACGTCTTCCGGGAGGAAGGGGCACTCAAGCGCGCGCTCGAAGACCTCAAACAGGCTCGGGAAGATTACCAGGATGTCGCGGTCGCCGATCTCTCGCGGACGTTCAACACCGACCTGATCCACACGATCGAGACGCGCAACGTCATCGACGTGGCCGAGGCAATCACCATCGGTGCTCTCGCCCGTGAGGAGTTCCGTGGGGCCCACTGGCGCAAGGAACACCAGGAGCGCAAGGACGACGAGTGGATCAAACACACGATGCTCGCCTGGAACGGCGGCGATCCCGACCTCTACTACAAACCGGTCGTCCTCGAAGGCGACGAGCAGACCTACGAACCCAAAGAGCGTAGCTACTGA
- a CDS encoding enoyl-CoA hydratase/isomerase family protein, with protein MTDAPVSIERSETVVICSFDNPDARNALTAEAATHLVDALDGIEDTDARCVLFRGEGDTFCGSGDVAAHVDRVQGSLEESEWRDRLDATAEAVAAVYDCPLPTVAAIEGPAFSEGACLALACDLRLASPDASIGFGFRRFGLAAGAGVTQLLPRVVGPDVAMELLYTGELVDARRAADLGLFTRLYPVATFQDELASLLATLSTGPAAAMQETKRLCRAEHCDLRAAIERECEVQARLATDADFEEGVTAFVEQRDPQF; from the coding sequence ATGACCGACGCCCCGGTGTCGATCGAGCGCTCGGAGACGGTCGTGATCTGTTCGTTCGACAATCCCGACGCGCGAAACGCCCTCACTGCCGAGGCTGCTACCCACCTCGTCGACGCGCTCGACGGGATCGAAGACACTGATGCCCGGTGTGTCCTCTTCCGTGGCGAAGGTGACACCTTCTGTGGGAGCGGTGACGTCGCCGCACACGTCGACCGCGTGCAGGGCTCGCTCGAAGAGTCCGAGTGGCGCGACAGGCTCGACGCGACCGCCGAGGCCGTCGCCGCCGTCTACGACTGTCCGCTCCCGACCGTGGCCGCGATCGAGGGGCCCGCGTTCAGTGAGGGTGCGTGTCTCGCGCTCGCCTGTGACCTCCGCCTCGCGAGTCCCGACGCATCGATCGGATTCGGCTTTCGTCGGTTCGGACTCGCCGCCGGCGCGGGCGTGACACAGCTCTTGCCCCGGGTCGTCGGGCCCGACGTCGCCATGGAACTGCTGTACACGGGCGAGTTGGTCGACGCACGGCGTGCAGCTGATCTCGGGTTGTTCACCCGACTCTATCCAGTAGCGACCTTCCAGGACGAACTGGCGTCGCTGCTGGCGACGCTATCGACTGGCCCCGCGGCAGCGATGCAGGAAACGAAGCGACTTTGCCGGGCTGAACACTGCGACTTGCGAGCAGCGATCGAACGGGAGTGTGAGGTCCAGGCACGGCTGGCGACGGACGCGGACTTCGAAGAAGGTGTCACTGCGTTCGTCGAGCAGCGCGATCCACAGTTTTAG
- a CDS encoding ribbon-helix-helix domain-containing protein, translated as MPKVEITVPEHLEMQIAQLVEKGEFLNREEAIEDLLSTGLKAYKTSGPIEEEEDPGLGEDGMMGHDDEYVF; from the coding sequence ATGCCGAAAGTAGAGATAACCGTTCCGGAGCATCTGGAGATGCAGATCGCCCAACTGGTCGAGAAAGGGGAGTTTCTCAATCGTGAGGAAGCAATCGAGGACTTGCTCTCGACAGGGCTGAAGGCGTACAAGACGAGTGGTCCGATCGAGGAAGAGGAGGACCCAGGACTCGGCGAAGACGGGATGATGGGTCACGACGACGAATACGTGTTCTGA